TATCTCTTTcacttctcctcacacctgactcatctgtaaccccgagctctccttgcgctataaaaggagagccgggggccctgagacaggaggactctcaagccaacagaacacacacaaTCAccattagagcatcagtgcacacccaagagacttgggaccggctccctctctctcttgttTGTATCCCCTACTACAAATCCCGCGtgagcaacacgagcagctcctcatactggacgtagggttttccttgcccgaaccagccTAACCCCATGTCTTcctacgccaccatccgaagccttacgcgcataaaaaaaatttactagccgtagtcttgatccgctaatcttgacaacgacacataCTAATTAGCATAAAGTAGCGAGCAGTCAAACTCTATCCTCTtcaacaaatttcgatcaattttgCTAAAATTTGAAGGTGTGAATACAATATTTTAGTTTTAGAGTCCGGCTCTTGATGTAGGATCCACATGTCGGACTcacatttatttcaaatatatgTGAATTTTTATATGAGTCCATAGGTTTATATAGCAAACCATAATTTTTTATAACAAACCTATAGATTTTATCAATCAGTAGGGTGGATTGGTTTAGATTtagataatataaatataaggtgagtttggttgaaaaaataaatttgttGGTTAGAGTTGGATCCAATTAGCTGGCCTAGTCACGAGAACCTTTTGAGTACAGGTCGATGACACCACGCCACCGAGCACAGCTCATACGTGCAAGTACGTGTCAGGTGCCTCTACATGCACCCATCCCACGCGTCGCACCACGCTGATCCAGGCATCCAGCTCGTCGCTATAACAGAAACAGATCAGCTTCCTCATCCTCGTACCCGTGACCACGCCATGGCCACGACGTCGACGCGGACGCACGcccaccagcaccagcagccgcCGTACGGGCTGCGATACGAGCCGCTGCGCCGCATGCAGGGCCTGGACCTGAAGACGGCGCTCCGGGCCAGCCCGAGTGCGTCcacggcggccacggccgcgcTCCTGGTCCCACTCGCTGCCGCGCTGCTGGGCGCCTCGGGGCTCGCCCTGGCGGCGACACTGACGGGGCTCGCGCTCGCTGCGCCGCTCCTCGTGCTCTTCAGCCCGGTGATCGTGCCGGCCGCGCTGGCCGCGGCGCTTGCCGCGACGGGGCTTCTGGCCTCCGGTGCGTTCGGCGTCGCGGGCGTCTCGGCGCTCGCGTGGGCCGCCGGGTACGTtctgcggggcggcggcggcagcggcggagggctGACCGGCATGGTGGCGCAGCCGCTGGACCACGGGGagaagcggcgcggcgcggaagGCCCCGCGGCGTTCGTCGGTCACCGGCCCCGCGACATCGACGTCGTCGATTAGGCGCGCCTGTGCACGTTAGTTGGTCTGATTTGGATATGCGTGATCCATGACTCAGTCTTGTAGATTCTAGCTCGGATCATATTATGATGTAAATATTGTTTTGATGTACAGCTGCAATAAAACGGATTTGTGCTACTTGAAATAAGCAAGTTCACGGGAAAacgaaagaaaacaaaagaggcCATTTATGCAGCACTAATATA
Above is a genomic segment from Setaria viridis chromosome 4, Setaria_viridis_v4.0, whole genome shotgun sequence containing:
- the LOC117853510 gene encoding oleosin 16.4 kDa; the protein is MHPSHASHHADPGIQLVAITETDQLPHPRTRDHAMATTSTRTHAHQHQQPPYGLRYEPLRRMQGLDLKTALRASPSASTAATAALLVPLAAALLGASGLALAATLTGLALAAPLLVLFSPVIVPAALAAALAATGLLASGAFGVAGVSALAWAAGYVLRGGGGSGGGLTGMVAQPLDHGEKRRGAEGPAAFVGHRPRDIDVVD